In Sesamum indicum cultivar Zhongzhi No. 13 linkage group LG8, S_indicum_v1.0, whole genome shotgun sequence, the sequence GAAGAGAGGACGAATCGTGCCGGCCAAGTTTATGGAGGAGAAACAGTGTGTTAAAGATGGAGAGGGTAAGAAACAAATTGAAGAGATTTCATCCATGACTGCAAGAACAAAGGTTCAGAGAAGAGGGGTTAGTTTGGGGCCTGCTGAAATTGCTTCTGGCGGGCGTAGAGGAATGAGTTTGGGGCCTTCGGAGATTTTTGGGGCTGTGAAATCGAGGCAAACGGGCAAGTTGGAGATGATCACCCCTGTTCAGAGTAGGAGAAAGTCTTGTTTTTTCAAGATGCAAGAGATTGATGAAGagaaggtggtggtggtggctaAAGAGAGAGGAAAGAGTTCGAGTTTAAGCCCGAAATCGAGAAAAGTTGCTGCGAAGACTCAGGTCTCCTCCAGGCAGGCCGTGACcactatttcttcaagaaaGATTCTGAAAAAAGATGATGCAGTTATCAACGCAATTCAACCCAAGAAACTGTTCAAAGATGGTGACAAGTCTGTCCCGGCAACTAACAAGAAGCCATTGAGGCCGGGAAGGGTTGTGGCCAGCAGATATAATCAGAACACAGCAATGAGAAAGAGGTCACTGCCAGAGAATGACAAGGATGACAGCAAGAGAGGCGACAAGAAACGGTCGCTATCCATTGGGAAATCACGTGTGAATCCAACTGAGAACAAGAGCTTAGGCACTGAAAGTCGGGTGAAGAAACGGTGGGAGATCCCAAGCGAGATAGTTGTTCATGGTAGCATGGTGGAGGCTGACGAGTTGTCTCCTCAGTCCATTGTGGCTGTGCCCGATTTGCTTCCAAGAATTAGGATTGCCCGTTGCTTTGACGAAAGCCCCCGAGACTCTGGACCTGCTAAGAAGGTGGTTGAATTGATTGGGAGGAAATCAGTCTTTGGTAATGATGATGAGGAGGTGGAAGAACCATCTCTTTGCCAAGCCCTCACCTttgcagaagaagaagaagcttgATCGAATTTACTTTCCGAGATTCTACTATGTCCCCCCGAGCTGCTACATATTTCTGGTTTTGCCTGTTGTGATAAATAGAATAAGTGGATTTAAGCTGTTTTGTTATGAATTGTTTTCAATCTATTCAAGCATATACTTGTGCTTTACATGTTTCAGAAAGTTGAATCTTGCCCCTGCTTCATGTGTTGTAGAAATACCAAGTTAAATGCTACACAGAGATGCATTTGAGGTCAAAAGATATGGTAGAAAGGAATAAACTTTCTCCTATGCTTCAATATGCAGTAGGAAAGTGAGAACAACTTTATTCTTTACTTTAAGATTGTTTAAGAGTAATATTTGGAGAAGGGTTATCGGGGTAATTTGGTGTTATCCGTGTGAATTTGTACTCATATAAACTATGAATCACAATAATGATATGATGTGTGATTCAACGTTAGGCTGATAGCTTAAATGAGTATAAATTTACATGGGTGGCAATATCAAGCCCCATGCTTGGAATCTTGAGCCTTGTTTCATGTCTGCAGCACTTTTGCAATGAAATTTCATTTAGTAAACAacatttgaatatatatatatatatatttggaaaagtcattttcatttagtaaacaacatttgaatatatatttggaaaagtcattttcatttagtaaacaacatttgaatatatatatatatatatatatatattttcgaGTGATTTTTCATATCTTGAAGTCCATTTAGAACCAAGCAAAAACTCTTGCTATATTAGGGTCATTAGTAATGTCAGGCCCACATCTTAATACTCAAAATTAGGGGTGTTCAATGAAATCAACGGCTCGTCTCAATCGATCTACCTAACCCAAATCACACCATAATTAGAGGGCTAACAGTGTATTGAGTTGATCttgaattcattaaaaaaaataatcacagTTTAGCAATTGAGTTTGATTTCATATTTGTGTAGATCATAGACAGCTTTCAaccacaataataattaataataataaaaaaaaaaagaccagcaacaacaacaataataatatgctAGAATTCTTCATATGTTTATACAAAAGTTTTGATAATACATAAAAGTTTTCATAATACATAACCAATATccaagataataataataattacaatatttcttttgtattgtataatatatatatatatatatgtaaataagattaattagttcattaaTTCTTAGTTATTGATAATCCTCTATATTTTCATGACGTTGATAGTGCAAGAACTTGAAATAGATGataccattattttattataatctgttttcgtaattattttattttattcaaacaatatttcattaatatttatatattattatgatcatttttttatataatttaattcaaaataaggactttcttcaaaattttattcataaaaaaattggaaacttttttatatttatttttattcttctacaacaaatatataaccatGTACAGGCATTTATTTTCTGCACATTGTAATtgatatcttatatttttatatttttgctaactatcactaaaaaattttatttattatgataaaatagttataacaaaaacataaattatcgTAAAATACTAATACGTGTATATAGATGATTGACTTTATATACAACTACGTGTGTTGCAcgtgatttaattatataattttattaaaatttataactaaatgtaaaatatattgattaattctgaataaattttaaagatatTTGTCTATTTGAAAATTGTCCTAATATATAGGAAAacttaaacaatttaaaaatattaaatttaaatatcaatacagtaaaaaaggataattatactcccctCTCTTGAGGTGTGGTGTacttacacataaattttttgtagtttgagaaattgcACCTAACACccatgaggtttgctttcatctaacaaataagtctcctacgtcaaaattcaccaaatttgtgatcttaacaaaaaaaactgaacgattgatatttacccacaattgacttattactgacttattgcaggtcaaataattttttcgaactaaattacccttataacggtgatgATATACTTCCTCCTATGATCAATGTGCGAAGATGTATGAAGATAAattggtcataaaaaaaattatttgacctgttataaataaataataattcaattggaGGTATGATGAAGAGGCAGTAATAACaggtcaaaaaaaattatgtgtgtgtgtgatgaaGAGGcagtaagaaaaaaattattcgatGCACCGAAAATGAGAGTAGTAACACCATGCTTATTCCGGTGAGAGGACGCGAGGATGCACCCATTGTCATATCGAATTCTACCATCGCATCGTCGCAGACACACACATTACCAGTTGGGATGCAGTGGAACATGTAGCGCATGGTGATGTTGGCCCATCGCTGGCACGCAGTACCTCATTAGCCACACAATGCAATCTCGATGTAGGATCGAAAGTGGGGGAGATTGGATCATGGACTGATTACATTCGTCGATTGGCATGCAGTCTGATCGGGGTGCCCAAACGTACAGTGAGGGAGACATCACAGTGCGCTCACGCCGACCACAAGGATTCCCACCATGGCGCCTTGACGGTCCTTAGAAATACAATGGTCGAATATGAAAATTCTaatcaaatattgatttaattagtaaaaatggAACAACTACTCGAGCATTTTGTCATTGTTAAACGCATTCATTTCTTATATGATGTGTAATTAGATTTGAACAAATTCCCTAGAAATTGACAGCTTTATATGGTACGAGTAAAAATATTCTCTATGTTCTGTTTTTAACTAATCAATACTAATTCACTCAActttaactatttaaatattttggactCAATACATCATTCTCTACttgaatgaaatatttggaaaattttaaaaaaattggacaatATATCATTACTGCATGCGTCATGCAAAGTGTTTATTGTTCGATTTATCAAGTAAATATTTCACCATCAATAAAAACGCCAATGAACTCATTTCCAACAAACCGATGTAGTGCACGTacttatctattaaatttataatttgtttatttaatataaacaaatccaTTCCACACCAAAGCAAatgagatttatttgtttttttaaaaattatttttattatatgtattatacattatttaatatataatatatgtcaaatctaatcaataattactactaaaaaataattattaacttatgaaactattgatattaaagatatttaCTAAATGCTACttagtaaaaatattgaaaacttTTCTACCTAACGGAAATATTGTAGCAGTTTGGAATACTGAGGACAATATATCACTACTATATACCTAAttcgtattttttattacttcaattatctattaaaatttatcagttcAAATATAAAAGTCCAACgaatgtattttcaacatgttagtatattgcatttaactcttaattacaatatttttcaacttagactatttaaattttttgtactaaatttttttcctatttcaatgaaatatttgagaaatttgaaaactaaggacaatattcaataatacatacttaattctaaaatttttatttgaattttatttattatgttttttcagTCCAAAGataaagtctaacaaaa encodes:
- the LOC105167378 gene encoding uncharacterized protein LOC105167378, with translation MSVVQFPQGVDSSADLQIWNNAAFDNGENSEDLTANRQSWGSLKSIFGDPKASFDSVSGKENQGVVAENQVSSVYSSLKSSTTPFKPVNTDGAVEKSRIKGFSKKGVQENVVLKVEGGREIRDEKKIDEEIEEIESEIMRLNSRLEALRLEKAGRSVKVVEKRGRIVPAKFMEEKQCVKDGEGKKQIEEISSMTARTKVQRRGVSLGPAEIASGGRRGMSLGPSEIFGAVKSRQTGKLEMITPVQSRRKSCFFKMQEIDEEKVVVVAKERGKSSSLSPKSRKVAAKTQVSSRQAVTTISSRKILKKDDAVINAIQPKKLFKDGDKSVPATNKKPLRPGRVVASRYNQNTAMRKRSLPENDKDDSKRGDKKRSLSIGKSRVNPTENKSLGTESRVKKRWEIPSEIVVHGSMVEADELSPQSIVAVPDLLPRIRIARCFDESPRDSGPAKKVVELIGRKSVFGNDDEEVEEPSLCQALTFAEEEEA